The Gasterosteus aculeatus chromosome 17, fGasAcu3.hap1.1, whole genome shotgun sequence genome includes a window with the following:
- the LOC120835167 gene encoding leucine-rich repeat-containing protein 3, whose amino-acid sequence MCTGRCEERRSGFSGRRQRGKGVDLQSWLRVSLLLSALWGQVSPRCPDSCHCAWDTATVVCSEAGLREIPEGIPPETVSLHLERNYIRNIPEGAFSDLVHLRDLHLSHNRIDSLASGALRHLGPELRLLDLSHNQLRQASREEFGSTRAKTRLYHNPWHCDCALQELMETLNLEPETVNGIVCESSVRGLGEGSRWEDPGSQGENAGQQLVKLLDSGVNFCSLQRKTTDVAMLVTMFVWFFMVIVYVVYYVRQNQAEARRHLEYLKSLPSPRKTPTETDTLSTGF is encoded by the coding sequence ATGTGCACGGGCCGGTGTGAGGAGAGACGTTCCGGCTTCAGTGGAAGAAGACAGCGAGGCAAGGGAGTGGATCTTCAGTCGTGGCTGCGTGTGTCGCTCCTGCTCTCGGCTCTGTGGGGCCAAGTGTCCCCCCGTTGCCCGGACAGCTGCCACTGCGCCTGGGACACGGCCACGGTGGTGTGCTCCGAGGCGGGGCTCCGGGAGATCCCGGAGGGGATCCCGCCGGAGACCGTCTCCCTCCACCTGGAGCGCAACTACATCCGGAACATCCCGGAGGGGGCCTTCAGCGACCTGGTCCACCTGCGGGACCTCCACCTGTCCCACAACCGCATCGACTCGCTCGCCTCGGGGGCCCTGCGGCACCTGGGGCCTGAGCTGCGCCTGCTGGACCTCTCGCACAACCAGCTGAGGCAGGCCAGCAGGGAGGAGTTCGGCTCCACCCGCGCGAAGACGCGCCTCTACCACAACCCGTGGCACTGCGACTGCGCCCTCCAGGAGCTGATGGAGACCCTGAACCTGGAGCCGGAGACGGTGAACGGCATCGTGTGCGAGAGCTCCGTGAGGGGGTTGGGCGAGGGGAGCCGGTGGGAGGACCCGGGGTCACAGGGCGAGAACGCCGGCCAGCAGCTGGTCAAACTGTTGGATTCCGGGGTGAATTtctgcagcctgcagaggaaaacCACGGACGTAGCAATGCTGGTGACAATGTTCGTGTGGTTCTTCATGGTGATCGTGTACGTAGTGTACTATGTGAGGCAGAACCAGGCCGAGGCCCGCAGGCATTTGGAGTACCTGAAGAGTTTGCCCAGCCCACGCAAGACCCCCACGGAGACAGACACTCTGAGCACTGGTTTCTGA